In Streptomyces nojiriensis, the sequence CGACGAGCACGCGATGCAGCACGACCGCGCCGTGCGGGCCGATGGGCCGGCCGGCGACGGAAGCGGCGGGCACACCCAGCACGCGGACGCGACCTGCGCCGCCGCGGGCACGGCGGGCGCCCCCGTCCTGCCCTCCCCGGCCGCCGCCCCGAGCGGTGTCGCGGCCGTGCCGGTCCTCGGTCCCGGGATCGGCACGAGCGGTGCGGTGGGCGGACGCGCGCCACCGTCACTGAGTGAACTGCAGTTCCTGCGCATATAGGGCGGCCCGAGCACTCGGACCGTTCCCTACCCCGGCACGCCCCGACGCGCGCGTGCCCTCACCGCAGGAGCAGCACCATGACCAGCAAACGTTCCCTGATCCGCCGTGCCACGGCCGTGGCCGCGGCCGCCACCGCCGCAGTCGTCCTCGCCGCCTGCGGCGGCAACGGCGACGGCAACGGCTCCGGCTCGGCCCACGACGGGCACGGGTCCTCCGCCTCGCCGTCCGGCTCACCGTCCGCCTCCGCCCCGGCACGGCAGGGCGACCACAACGCCGCCGACGCGGCCTTCGCCCAGGGGATGATCCCCCACCACCGGCAGGCCGTCGAGATGGCCGGCCTCGCCGCGGCCCGCGCGGACTCGGCGGAGGTGAAGAAGCTCGCGGAGGAGGTCGAGAAGGCCCAGGATCCGGAGATCAAGACCCTCTCCGGCTGGCTGACCTCCTGGGGCGAGCAGGTCCCGGCCACGGGCGAGGGCCACGGCGGTCACACCATGTCCGGCATGATGACCGCCGAGGAGATGACGCAGCTCGCGGCCTCCTCCGGCAAGGCGTTCGACACCGCCTTCCTCCAGCTGATGGTCAAGCACCACGAGGGGGCCGTCGCCATGGCCCGGACCGAGCAGGCCGACGGCACGTACCGGCCCGCCAAGGACATGGCCGCGGCGATCATCACCTCCCAGAGCGCGGAGATCGCCCGGATGAACGCCCTCCTCGGCAGGAGCTGACGGCATCGGCCGCTCCGGTGCGGGCAGTCGTCCTCGGCTGCCCGCACCGGACCGCGGTGAGCTCCGCGCGCCGGTCAGGGCGGCGGGTGGTCATCGGGCGGGGCGCGGTACGACTCGGGGCGCGGCTCCATCCGGGCCACCACGTCCGCGAGCCGCCCGCAGAGCTGCTTGATCTCCTCGTACGTCCGGTCGCGTTCGGTGATGACGGCCGCGAGGAGGAGGGCCGTCAGCGCGGTCGTGCCGTTGAAGGCCTGGAGCGTCACCATGGTGGCGAAGACGTCGTCGCCGGCGAACGGGCCCCTTTCGCCGGCGGCCGCCAGGACCGCCAGCGTCACCACGGCGAGCGCACACGGCGCCGCGCCGGCCAGCCGGAAGCGGAAGGCCGCCCACATCAGGAACGGCGAGACGAGGAAGAGCAGGCTCCACTCGCGCGTGTGCGTCGCCAGGAGCGTGACGAAGAGCGTACCGAGCGCCAGCGCCACCGCCTCGAACCATCGGCCGGGTCCGGCCCCCGATGGCCAATGGGCCTTGCGCAGCACGAGCAGGAAGGGGGTGACGACGAGGACTCCCATCGCGTCACCGGTCCACCACACGGACCAGGTCGGCCAGAAGTCGCCGGCGTCCAGTGCTCCGGAGAGGACCAGCACCCCGGTGCCGATGGTCGAACTGATCGACATCCCGGCGAGCGCGCCGAGGAAGACCAGTGCCAGTACGTCCCGCAGGCGGTCCAGCTCGTTCCTGAACGCGGCCCTGCGCAGCATCAGACAGGCGCAGACCGGCGCGAGGGTGTTGCCCGCGGTGATGACCAGTACGGAGATCAGCGACGGCCCGAGGAACACATTGGCCAGGAACGCGCCCAGCGCGATGCCCGGCCAGACGCGCAGCCCCATCACGAGCAGCGCGGCCAGCGCGACGCCGGTCGGCGGCCACAGCGGGGTGACCTGGTCACGCACCAGCTGCTGGAGGAGGCCGACCCGTGCGGCCCCGTACTAGACGACGGCGACGGCGAGGATGCGCAGCGCGGTGGACCCGAGACGACCGATCTCCGCGCTGCTCACGACAGCAGTCTGCGCTCAGATCCCGCCACCGGCGACCCCAGCTGTCCGAGCTTTCCCGGCGGCCCCATCGGTCAGTCCGACGCCTGGGGGCCGTCGTACCGGACGACGAGCACGGCGGCGTCGTCGCGGTGTCCCGTCAGGTCGGCCACCTTGACGACGGCGGAGGCCAGCACGTCGGGATCGGCGTCGAACCCCGCGCGCACCAGCCTGACCACCTCGGCCAGACCGGACTCCATCGGGTAGTGCGGGCCCTCCACCACTCCGTCGGTGAGCAGGACGAGCACCCCTGCCTCCGTCAGGCGCCGGTGGGTCACCGGGTACCGCTCGCCCGACACGATGCCGAGCGGCGGCCCGCCGCGGTCGAGCGCGATGCCGTGACGGCCGCTCGCCGTGGCCCAGACCATCGGGACGTGGCCGGCCCTGGAGACCGTCAGATCGCGGCTGACCGGGTCGAAGCGGAGGAAACAGCAGGTCGCGAAGAGGCCGCACCCCATGGCGATCAGCAGATCGTTGGCGCGGCCCAGTACCTCCCGGGTGTCGCTCGTCGTCCGCGCGAGGGCGCGCAGGCTGGTGCGCACCTGTCCCATGAAGGCGATGGCCTCCACGTCGTGACCCTGCACGTCGCCGATCGTGAGCCCCAGGGACCCGTCGTGCATGACGAAGGCGTCGTACCAGTCGCCGCCCACCTCCAGACCGCCTCGTGAGGGCGCGTACCTGGCGGCCAGCCGCAGCCCGGGCAGCTGCGGCAGCCCGGGTGGGAGCATGTGGCGCTGCAGGGCCACGGCCAGCTCGACCCTGGCCCGCTGGTACTCGATCCGGTCCAGGGCCTGATCGACGAGCTGCCCGAGAGCGACCAGGAGTTCCTGCACGTTGTCGGACGGCTCGGGACGGTGTCCGCGCATCACGGCTCCTGGCTCTCCCACAGCCTTCTCACCTCACCCTACCCGGGCGCACGCGAGGTGATCTCGCGGTCTCAGGGCCCGATCTCGAACTCGGGAGCCTTGAGGCTCTTCAGGCATGCGGTCTTCGGCGCGGCCGGGTCGTCGAAGAACGAGACGGTGATCTCCTGCGCGCACTTCGAGGTCGCGAACACCACGTGCGGCTCGTACGGGACCGTGACGACCTTGGCCTTGCTCAGCGTGCCGGCGACGTACGGACCGTTGTCCGCCCCGGTCTGGGAGTCGAACCCGCCCGACAGGGCGAGGGTCGGGATGTCGCCGCGCGTGACGTCCCGGATCGAAGGCGACGCCGGGGGGACGTTCCAGACGTCGCAGTCCGGGTGGAGGAAGGTGAGCTGCGGGGCCTGGGCCTTTACCGAGCGCGGGAAGGACGGGAACGTCGCCTGTCCGCCCCGCAGCGCCGCCTGCTCGGTCTCGTACGGTGTCCACTCGCTGCAGAAGACGCCGTAGGCGAGACCGTGCGCGACCCTGCCCATGGCCTGGGGGCTGAGCTTGCCGCCCGCCCACTGCCGGGCGATCCGCTGCGGCCTGCCGTGCGCCAGCTCGTCGAGCGCGGCGGGCACCTGGGGCGCCACGTGGGTGGCGGAGGTCATCCAGTTCACCAGGGCTCCGCCGTCCAGGACGACCTTCACCGGCTTGTCGCTGCCGGGGAGGGTGACGGTCGTGGTGACCGGCTTGGCTTCGAGTTCGCGGACGAGCCGGTCGAAGGTGGCCGACAGGTTCGGATAGCGCTTGTTGCACGCCGGCTGGTCCGCGCAGGCCTTGAACAGGCCGTCGAAGCCCTGCCGGGCGCTGCTCCAGGTCGCTGCCGACCCGGACGTGGACGGCGGCAGTATGCCGTCGATGCCCACGGAGCGCAGCCCCTCGGGGTGCAGGCGCATGTAGACCAGCGCCAGGTGGGTGCCGTAGGAGATCCCGAACAGGTTCCACTGCTTGATGCCCAGCGCCTTGCGCAGGCTCTCGTAGTCGGCGGCGCTCTCGGTGTCGTTGTAGGCGCCGAGGTCGATCCCGCGGCCCGCCAGTCGGTCGCGGCAGGCCTTCGTCGCCTCGACGTGCAGGCGTTCGGTGGACGGGGCGTCGTAGACGAGGCCGACGGAGCGTGCGTTGAATTCGTCGATGTTGGGGCACAGGAGGTTCGGGTCGGCCGAGTACGTGCCGCGCTGGGACATGAAGATCACGTCGCGGTCGCGGTTCAGGCCGCCGTCGACGGCCATCTTCGCCTCCCCCACGGCGTCGTCGCCGGGTCCGCCCGCGAGCCACACGATGGGGTCGGATTTGGGCTTGTCGGTCGCGGCGGGGACGATCGCGACACCGAGCTCGATCGTCTTGCCGGTCGGGTCGGCGCGGTTCTCGGGGACGGTGAGCGTTCCGCAGCGGGCCTCGTCGAGCGCCTCGATCGGTTCCGGCGTCTTCGGGCAGGGGCCCGGTGCGAAGCGGGCGTCGCCCACGGTCCGGGCGACCGTGCCGATCGGCG encodes:
- a CDS encoding alpha/beta fold hydrolase — protein: MTRRQPTRRHRTVRRLRATSAGLATGLLVTGLLAAPAGADSRTDTSPSPSPEAPIGTVARTVGDARFAPGPCPKTPEPIEALDEARCGTLTVPENRADPTGKTIELGVAIVPAATDKPKSDPIVWLAGGPGDDAVGEAKMAVDGGLNRDRDVIFMSQRGTYSADPNLLCPNIDEFNARSVGLVYDAPSTERLHVEATKACRDRLAGRGIDLGAYNDTESAADYESLRKALGIKQWNLFGISYGTHLALVYMRLHPEGLRSVGIDGILPPSTSGSAATWSSARQGFDGLFKACADQPACNKRYPNLSATFDRLVRELEAKPVTTTVTLPGSDKPVKVVLDGGALVNWMTSATHVAPQVPAALDELAHGRPQRIARQWAGGKLSPQAMGRVAHGLAYGVFCSEWTPYETEQAALRGGQATFPSFPRSVKAQAPQLTFLHPDCDVWNVPPASPSIRDVTRGDIPTLALSGGFDSQTGADNGPYVAGTLSKAKVVTVPYEPHVVFATSKCAQEITVSFFDDPAAPKTACLKSLKAPEFEIGP
- a CDS encoding DUF305 domain-containing protein, with product MTSKRSLIRRATAVAAAATAAVVLAACGGNGDGNGSGSAHDGHGSSASPSGSPSASAPARQGDHNAADAAFAQGMIPHHRQAVEMAGLAAARADSAEVKKLAEEVEKAQDPEIKTLSGWLTSWGEQVPATGEGHGGHTMSGMMTAEEMTQLAASSGKAFDTAFLQLMVKHHEGAVAMARTEQADGTYRPAKDMAAAIITSQSAEIARMNALLGRS
- a CDS encoding MASE1 domain-containing protein; this translates as MRDQVTPLWPPTGVALAALLVMGLRVWPGIALGAFLANVFLGPSLISVLVITAGNTLAPVCACLMLRRAAFRNELDRLRDVLALVFLGALAGMSISSTIGTGVLVLSGALDAGDFWPTWSVWWTGDAMGVLVVTPFLLVLRKAHWPSGAGPGRWFEAVALALGTLFVTLLATHTREWSLLFLVSPFLMWAAFRFRLAGAAPCALAVVTLAVLAAAGERGPFAGDDVFATMVTLQAFNGTTALTALLLAAVITERDRTYEEIKQLCGRLADVVARMEPRPESYRAPPDDHPPP
- a CDS encoding PP2C family protein-serine/threonine phosphatase, with protein sequence MRGHRPEPSDNVQELLVALGQLVDQALDRIEYQRARVELAVALQRHMLPPGLPQLPGLRLAARYAPSRGGLEVGGDWYDAFVMHDGSLGLTIGDVQGHDVEAIAFMGQVRTSLRALARTTSDTREVLGRANDLLIAMGCGLFATCCFLRFDPVSRDLTVSRAGHVPMVWATASGRHGIALDRGGPPLGIVSGERYPVTHRRLTEAGVLVLLTDGVVEGPHYPMESGLAEVVRLVRAGFDADPDVLASAVVKVADLTGHRDDAAVLVVRYDGPQASD
- a CDS encoding DUF6153 family protein yields the protein MDHQATRAMKPPVLRSHLLLILAVLVGLVAMHGLGPGAVPASAAAPGCAAAGGAALAHGTAAADEHAMQHDRAVRADGPAGDGSGGHTQHADATCAAAGTAGAPVLPSPAAAPSGVAAVPVLGPGIGTSGAVGGRAPPSLSELQFLRI